A window of the Paenibacillus woosongensis genome harbors these coding sequences:
- a CDS encoding TFIIB-type zinc ribbon-containing protein, which produces MPVIDYKCPNCGSGMVFNGRTGALTCQGCGRQDNIEQLPDPLTQQSFSESRGRGYHCNSCGAEVMADAETTATVCSFCGTAVVLGDRLTGNLAPAKVLPFLISKEEAMAAFRKWCRNGLLTPGGFMTADRVKGITGVYVPFWLYELHNRVEVHGHATKVRTYTRGDYQYTETQHFAIYRKLRLNYVNLPIDASHKMSDDLMDKLEPFPYERLKGFKSPYLAGYTADKYSYDDRELLPRAMEKIRSYIESSISSSVSGYTSVSFTNKQIDTTPKRADYCLIPVWMVKYDYNRSEYLFAMNGQTGKVVGKPPLSKAKVSAWFAGVSGVTLLSLKLISWMMGGGFL; this is translated from the coding sequence ATGCCGGTAATCGACTACAAATGTCCCAATTGCGGCAGCGGCATGGTCTTTAACGGAAGAACCGGAGCATTGACTTGTCAAGGCTGCGGGAGACAAGACAACATTGAACAGCTTCCTGATCCGCTTACGCAGCAGTCATTTTCCGAAAGTCGGGGGAGAGGGTATCACTGCAATAGCTGCGGGGCTGAGGTGATGGCCGACGCGGAGACGACCGCCACGGTGTGCAGCTTCTGCGGTACGGCTGTCGTCCTCGGCGACCGTCTGACCGGGAATCTGGCCCCGGCCAAGGTGCTTCCTTTTCTGATCAGCAAGGAAGAGGCGATGGCGGCTTTCCGGAAATGGTGCAGGAACGGCCTGCTTACCCCCGGTGGATTTATGACCGCGGATCGCGTTAAGGGGATCACCGGAGTGTATGTTCCTTTCTGGCTCTATGAGCTGCATAATCGCGTTGAGGTTCATGGCCATGCTACGAAAGTAAGGACTTATACGCGGGGCGACTATCAATATACAGAAACGCAGCATTTTGCGATATACCGCAAGCTCCGCCTGAATTACGTCAATTTGCCAATTGATGCTTCGCATAAAATGAGCGACGATCTGATGGATAAGCTGGAGCCTTTTCCGTACGAGCGGCTGAAGGGCTTCAAGAGTCCCTACCTCGCCGGTTATACTGCGGACAAATACAGCTATGATGATCGGGAGCTGCTTCCACGGGCCATGGAGAAGATTCGCAGCTATATTGAATCCTCCATTTCATCGTCTGTGTCAGGGTATACTTCCGTCAGCTTCACCAATAAGCAGATCGATACGACCCCGAAGCGGGCCGACTATTGCCTGATTCCGGTATGGATGGTGAAGTACGACTATAACCGGTCGGAGTACTTGTTCGCGATGAACGGCCAGACCGGGAAGGTCGTCGGCAAGCCGCCGCTCAGCAAAGCGAAGGTCTCCGCCTGGTTTGCGGGCGTATCGGGCGTAACCCTGCTATCCCTGAAGCTGATCTCCTGGATGATGGGGGGAGGATTCCTGTGA
- a CDS encoding TPM domain-containing protein, protein MRKHYAILTVLFCLAAYFAIPFGTSAAAETKKLIYDEANLLSEEEYMELNAMANEYGAKRETDMIIITSNNEDNTDVELMTEDFYDEQAPGYDKPHGNAVILTLDMRNRDVYLAGFYKAEEFLDDGRLDRIREKITPNLTNGDYKLAFEKYIKTAHKYMGFKPGVDPDNPLFNFGFQLIAALVVGGIVVGIMTYRSGGRVTVNRRTYEDASTSGIVDRQDQYLRTTTTKRKIERSTSSSSGGGGGGITGGGHSHSGSRGKF, encoded by the coding sequence GTGAGAAAGCATTATGCGATATTAACGGTGCTATTTTGTCTCGCTGCATATTTCGCCATTCCCTTTGGAACGTCGGCAGCAGCTGAAACGAAAAAGCTGATCTATGACGAAGCGAACCTGCTCAGCGAAGAGGAGTATATGGAGCTAAATGCGATGGCGAACGAGTACGGAGCCAAGCGGGAAACGGATATGATCATTATTACTTCTAACAATGAGGACAATACCGATGTCGAGCTGATGACGGAGGACTTTTACGATGAGCAGGCGCCGGGTTACGATAAACCCCATGGCAACGCGGTGATTCTGACGCTGGATATGAGGAATCGGGACGTCTATTTGGCCGGGTTCTACAAGGCAGAGGAGTTCCTGGATGACGGCAGGCTTGATCGGATCCGCGAGAAAATTACGCCGAATTTAACAAACGGCGACTATAAGCTGGCTTTTGAAAAATATATTAAAACCGCCCATAAATACATGGGCTTCAAGCCGGGAGTGGACCCGGACAACCCGCTGTTCAACTTTGGCTTCCAGCTGATTGCAGCCCTGGTCGTTGGAGGAATCGTCGTGGGCATTATGACTTACCGCTCCGGCGGCCGCGTTACGGTCAACCGGCGCACCTATGAGGATGCCAGCACTTCAGGGATCGTGGATCGTCAGGATCAATACCTGCGAACGACGACGACGAAGCGGAAGATCGAACGGAGCACGAGCAGCAGCTCGGGCGGCGGGGGCGGCGGCATTACCGGCGGCGGCCATTCGCATAGCGGCAGCAGAGGGAAATTCTAA
- a CDS encoding SPFH domain-containing protein, with protein MGFFRNQFANVVEWEEFRDDMIFWKWSNREIKKGSKLIIRAGQDAIFVNNGKVEGIFKDEGSYNIESEIIPFLSTLKGFKFGFNSGMRVEVLFVNTKEFTVRWGTQNPILIPTPQLPGGMPIRANGTFNFKVSDYVSLIDNIAGMKGSYLVEDVKIRITSVLDQLLMKWISREGKDMFNLQANASEIAKGIREDLDMEMLGNGMTITGFQVMSFNYPQEIQDMITKTASHEMIGNLQKYQQVSMTDGIASGKVQGGGMASDMAGMMMGMTMASEMMKNMNMNMHQNQNPGQNQPQQHNQQPPAASASEGGKRPNFCPNCGAKNEGANFCPNCGQKLN; from the coding sequence ATGGGATTCTTCAGAAATCAATTCGCGAACGTCGTAGAATGGGAAGAGTTTAGAGATGACATGATCTTCTGGAAGTGGAGCAACCGGGAGATCAAGAAGGGCAGCAAACTGATCATCCGCGCCGGCCAGGACGCGATTTTCGTCAATAATGGCAAGGTGGAAGGGATTTTCAAGGATGAGGGCTCATACAACATCGAGTCGGAGATCATCCCTTTCTTATCCACGTTAAAAGGCTTCAAATTCGGCTTCAACAGCGGCATGCGGGTAGAGGTTCTGTTCGTCAACACGAAGGAATTTACGGTTAGATGGGGAACGCAGAATCCAATTCTGATTCCGACGCCTCAGCTGCCGGGCGGCATGCCGATTCGCGCCAACGGAACGTTTAACTTTAAAGTCAGTGATTACGTGTCGCTGATTGATAATATCGCCGGAATGAAAGGCAGCTATCTCGTGGAGGATGTCAAAATCCGCATCACTTCTGTATTGGATCAGCTGCTCATGAAGTGGATCAGCCGGGAAGGCAAGGACATGTTCAATCTGCAGGCCAATGCCTCGGAAATTGCCAAAGGGATTCGTGAAGACCTGGATATGGAAATGCTGGGCAACGGAATGACGATTACCGGCTTCCAGGTGATGAGCTTCAACTATCCTCAGGAAATCCAGGATATGATCACGAAGACGGCGTCCCATGAAATGATCGGCAATCTGCAGAAATACCAGCAGGTCAGCATGACGGACGGCATCGCTTCGGGCAAAGTGCAGGGCGGCGGCATGGCCTCGGATATGGCGGGCATGATGATGGGCATGACGATGGCCAGCGAAATGATGAAGAACATGAATATGAACATGCATCAAAATCAGAATCCAGGCCAGAACCAACCCCAGCAGCACAATCAGCAGCCCCCGGCGGCTTCTGCTTCCGAAGGCGGCAAACGCCCTAACTTCTGTCCGAACTGCGGCGCCAAGAATGAAGGGGCGAACTTCTGTCCGAATTGCGGCCAGAAGCTGAACTAA
- a CDS encoding MFS transporter, which produces MISLFRNGTFTKLFLAAFASQLGTVVGNMAFAYYLVDRYSERPALATTAELMYSLPTLAVFWIVGVIADRIDRKFIAAYSDWIRAGLTLLLLVFVHYDVLFACFLILFLRSSISKFFGPAEMELLQGSIPQDQYVQASGLNQMMMGMFMLFGMSLGAAAYHFIGIEGAVMIDCASFLLSGLLISKGDFPEHARMPNGRNRIRDIRIPLLLQDFWLGLRYIMGNRLLLVLISGFLFFGIVNGVFAILPIFSMKYKISPDNYVVHSSLTTIFLGVGFLLGSVIGPKLIRRYTRTPILIAGLFISSVLIGAWASPTGSRSISCLYL; this is translated from the coding sequence ATGATCTCACTCTTTCGGAATGGAACATTCACCAAGCTATTCCTTGCCGCATTCGCCTCGCAGCTGGGCACCGTCGTGGGTAACATGGCCTTTGCCTACTATTTGGTAGACCGGTACAGTGAACGTCCAGCCTTGGCAACCACGGCGGAGCTCATGTATTCTCTGCCGACCCTTGCAGTATTCTGGATCGTCGGTGTCATTGCCGATCGGATCGACCGCAAATTCATCGCCGCCTACAGCGATTGGATTCGGGCTGGATTAACGCTGCTGCTGCTTGTATTCGTCCATTACGATGTATTATTCGCATGCTTTTTGATTCTATTTCTGCGCAGCTCGATATCCAAATTCTTCGGACCCGCGGAAATGGAATTGCTGCAAGGCAGTATCCCCCAAGATCAATATGTGCAGGCCTCAGGCCTGAATCAAATGATGATGGGCATGTTCATGCTCTTCGGCATGAGTCTCGGCGCAGCGGCCTATCATTTCATCGGAATCGAGGGGGCCGTCATGATCGATTGTGCAAGCTTCCTATTGTCTGGTCTCTTGATCTCCAAAGGCGATTTTCCCGAGCATGCCCGCATGCCTAACGGCCGCAACCGCATCCGCGACATCCGAATTCCCCTGCTTCTCCAGGATTTTTGGCTGGGACTCCGTTATATTATGGGCAACAGACTGCTTCTGGTTCTCATCTCGGGGTTCCTATTCTTTGGCATCGTCAACGGTGTGTTCGCCATCCTGCCGATTTTCTCCATGAAATACAAGATCAGCCCAGACAATTACGTGGTTCACTCTTCATTAACTACGATATTTCTCGGCGTGGGCTTCCTCCTTGGCAGTGTCATCGGCCCCAAGCTAATTCGCCGTTATACAAGAACCCCGATCCTCATTGCCGGGTTGTTCATCTCCAGCGTCCTTATTGGGGCCTGGGCTTCACCGACCGGATCGAGATCTATCTCCTGCTTGTATTTATAG
- a CDS encoding TetR family transcriptional regulator, which translates to MSPKISDSQREKRKQQILDAAKRVFSEKGYGAATLKDIIEETGMSRGWIYLYFQTKEEIFEALLDHQDAEHEQYIAELLETSASVWDVITTLYSQQQDELLEPPRGGMLPAFYEYFLIGWRDAARSELLLQRYEEGIARFAALLQKGVDQGEFSPAMSVSDISKLAAAFQEGILTHTITVGPETAHTQMQQEALIQYLHQLLHA; encoded by the coding sequence ATGTCACCTAAAATTTCAGACAGCCAAAGAGAAAAGCGCAAGCAGCAAATTCTCGATGCTGCCAAGCGAGTGTTCTCGGAGAAAGGATACGGTGCAGCGACGCTGAAGGACATTATTGAGGAAACCGGCATGAGCCGGGGCTGGATCTATTTATATTTCCAGACGAAAGAAGAGATATTCGAGGCGCTGCTTGACCATCAGGACGCAGAGCACGAGCAGTACATCGCGGAACTGCTCGAGACTTCGGCCAGCGTCTGGGATGTGATCACAACCTTATATTCACAGCAGCAGGACGAACTGCTAGAGCCGCCCCGCGGCGGAATGCTGCCGGCCTTTTACGAGTATTTTCTGATCGGCTGGCGGGATGCGGCACGCAGCGAGCTGCTGCTGCAGCGCTACGAAGAAGGGATTGCCCGGTTCGCGGCGCTGCTGCAAAAAGGGGTAGATCAAGGTGAGTTTTCGCCCGCCATGAGCGTATCGGACATTTCGAAGCTTGCCGCCGCTTTCCAGGAGGGCATTCTGACGCATACGATCACCGTCGGACCGGAGACGGCCCATACGCAAATGCAGCAAGAGGCGCTGATTCAATACCTGCACCAATTGCTGCATGCTTAA
- a CDS encoding carbohydrate ABC transporter permease, whose product MESNVMTVPQMNPKSKFSFKTTGKALLSLALAAYAIIQVYPLFWLLLFSFKDNNEIFGGNVLGLPEVWRWSNYTSALTTGDVGVYFINSIIVTAATILLSSVMLAATSYAIVRMYWKLNNLFLTYFLIGLMVPIHATLLPLFVILRNMHMLNTYWSLIIPYVAFALPMGIFILTGFLNSIPRELEEAACIDGCSIYKIFGKIIIPLLRPALATVAIFTYMNTWNELMFANTFINSEKLKTLTVGIMSLAGQHTTDWGPIGAGLVIATIPTLLIYVLLSDQVQKSLIVGSVKG is encoded by the coding sequence ATGGAAAGCAACGTTATGACAGTCCCCCAAATGAATCCAAAGTCCAAATTCAGCTTCAAGACAACGGGTAAGGCACTTCTCTCCCTGGCTCTGGCGGCGTACGCTATCATTCAGGTGTATCCGCTGTTCTGGCTGCTGCTGTTCTCATTTAAAGATAACAATGAAATATTCGGCGGCAACGTGCTGGGGCTTCCCGAGGTCTGGAGATGGTCCAACTACACATCCGCTTTAACAACCGGTGATGTAGGAGTCTACTTCATCAACAGCATCATCGTCACAGCGGCGACGATCCTTCTGTCGAGTGTCATGCTGGCGGCGACTTCTTACGCTATTGTCCGCATGTACTGGAAGCTGAACAATTTGTTTTTGACTTATTTTCTGATCGGTCTCATGGTGCCGATTCATGCTACTTTGCTGCCGTTGTTCGTCATCTTGAGAAATATGCATATGCTGAATACGTATTGGTCGCTCATTATTCCATATGTGGCGTTTGCACTACCGATGGGGATATTCATTCTGACCGGATTTTTGAATAGTATTCCGCGTGAACTGGAGGAAGCGGCTTGTATTGATGGTTGCAGCATTTACAAAATATTCGGCAAAATCATCATTCCGCTGCTAAGACCTGCGCTGGCTACCGTGGCGATTTTCACTTACATGAACACCTGGAATGAGCTTATGTTCGCGAATACGTTTATTAACAGCGAGAAGCTAAAAACCTTGACGGTAGGTATTATGTCGCTCGCCGGACAACATACCACAGACTGGGGGCCGATCGGTGCTGGTCTCGTAATCGCCACAATTCCAACGCTGCTCATTTATGTGCTGCTAAGTGATCAGGTCCAAAAAAGCCTGATCGTCGGATCCGTAAAAGGATAA
- a CDS encoding carbohydrate ABC transporter permease — translation MQNLLGDKKAIFLFVFPTFLVFTVIIILPIFFSGYYSLLEWDGFSNGKFIGLGNYVDLFVNNTDGFTKGVKNSIVLAIVSVGIQLPISLLLALILARGVKFEKLYRTVYFIPVIISTVVIGQLWMKIYHPNYGMLNIILNKIGLGFLANEWIGNTQTALGAVFVALLWQYVGYHMLLMYASAKSISTEIYEAAKIDGANEPTLALKITIPLMKPILRVCVVFSVIGSFKAFDLIYVLTNGGPLHATEVPTTIMYTSIFAKYQYGYGSAMAIFIIVECLVATVIIQRMFGKDPVN, via the coding sequence ATGCAAAATCTGCTGGGCGATAAAAAAGCGATTTTTCTGTTCGTTTTCCCGACATTTCTAGTCTTCACTGTCATCATCATTCTTCCGATTTTTTTCTCCGGCTATTACAGCTTGCTGGAATGGGATGGCTTCTCCAATGGTAAATTTATCGGGTTAGGAAATTATGTGGATTTATTCGTAAACAACACGGACGGTTTTACGAAAGGTGTCAAGAATTCCATCGTTTTGGCTATCGTTTCCGTCGGCATCCAGCTCCCTATTTCACTATTGCTCGCTTTAATTTTGGCAAGGGGCGTAAAGTTCGAGAAGCTGTACAGAACCGTTTACTTTATTCCGGTGATCATTTCCACCGTCGTGATCGGTCAATTATGGATGAAAATTTATCATCCCAACTACGGTATGCTTAATATCATTCTCAATAAAATAGGTTTGGGATTCCTTGCGAACGAATGGATCGGCAATACGCAAACAGCGCTTGGTGCTGTCTTTGTAGCATTGCTGTGGCAATATGTCGGTTATCATATGCTGCTCATGTACGCTTCGGCCAAATCGATTTCCACCGAAATTTATGAAGCGGCCAAAATCGACGGAGCCAATGAGCCTACACTGGCCCTAAAAATCACGATTCCACTCATGAAGCCTATCCTGCGCGTTTGCGTCGTTTTTTCCGTCATTGGTTCGTTTAAAGCCTTTGATTTGATCTATGTACTGACGAACGGCGGACCATTGCATGCTACAGAAGTGCCAACGACGATTATGTATACATCGATTTTTGCCAAATACCAATATGGATACGGAAGTGCGATGGCCATCTTCATCATCGTCGAGTGTCTGGTTGCAACGGTAATCATTCAAAGAATGTTTGGCAAAGATCCTGTTAATTAG
- a CDS encoding extracellular solute-binding protein produces MKRITKMMVSTLLVASLAVGLSACGNSSGTNSSSGTNNGTAPKAEKVTLSFWGISTAEPERSELEKIIKEWNDNNPDIQIEYSGTENNAYKTKIKTAIAAGEAPDIMYSWTGGFAQPFVEAGKILSLDEYLTDETKDQMLPGALDNITYDGKVYGITYGQMAGALYVNTELFDQYQVKIPTTFSELMTAVDTFNQNGVKPMITGMKDLWPGMWIYDMIALRESGSQLSLDALNGKASFTDPAFVNAADKIQQLVNAGAFGNGVLGMTQDEAEAEFNQGKVAMLFGGNWMASKMEADSSMVKGKIKAVRFPASEDGKGDPTEYVGGGSDAMLVSADTKYKEQAVKAATYLAKAQAEQGYLSGINLPTWKYDSLDQSQINPLAKEIMDNIITGAAGSVPVWDIYLNGADAKTHQDLVAEVFANQITPEQFGAQMQDKVNGN; encoded by the coding sequence ATGAAACGAATTACGAAAATGATGGTTTCTACATTATTAGTGGCATCACTGGCTGTAGGCTTGTCTGCTTGTGGCAATTCGTCCGGAACCAATAGCAGCAGCGGCACGAATAACGGAACGGCGCCTAAGGCGGAAAAGGTCACACTTTCTTTTTGGGGAATAAGCACGGCAGAGCCAGAAAGATCTGAATTGGAGAAAATTATTAAAGAATGGAACGATAACAACCCGGACATTCAAATTGAATACAGTGGTACAGAGAACAACGCTTATAAAACAAAAATCAAAACGGCCATCGCCGCCGGCGAAGCTCCCGATATTATGTATTCCTGGACTGGCGGTTTTGCCCAACCGTTTGTAGAAGCCGGCAAAATTCTAAGTCTGGATGAATATTTGACGGATGAAACGAAAGATCAAATGCTGCCAGGCGCGCTGGACAACATTACTTATGACGGAAAGGTTTACGGTATCACTTACGGTCAAATGGCCGGTGCCCTATACGTCAACACCGAGCTGTTCGATCAATATCAGGTCAAAATCCCCACGACGTTTAGCGAGTTGATGACGGCTGTAGATACGTTTAATCAGAACGGAGTTAAGCCGATGATTACCGGTATGAAAGATTTATGGCCGGGAATGTGGATTTACGATATGATCGCCCTTCGTGAAAGCGGTTCCCAGCTGTCGCTGGATGCGTTGAATGGCAAAGCATCTTTCACTGATCCGGCATTTGTGAATGCGGCGGACAAAATACAACAGCTGGTTAATGCAGGGGCATTTGGCAACGGCGTTTTGGGTATGACACAGGATGAAGCGGAAGCGGAGTTCAACCAAGGTAAAGTCGCCATGTTGTTCGGCGGTAACTGGATGGCGTCCAAAATGGAAGCGGATTCATCTATGGTCAAAGGAAAAATCAAAGCCGTCAGATTCCCGGCGAGCGAAGACGGCAAAGGCGATCCGACCGAATATGTCGGCGGCGGCAGCGACGCTATGCTTGTAAGCGCAGACACAAAATACAAGGAGCAAGCCGTTAAAGCGGCCACTTACCTGGCTAAAGCCCAAGCAGAGCAAGGTTACCTGTCGGGAATCAATTTGCCAACCTGGAAATATGACAGCCTGGATCAATCCCAAATTAACCCGTTAGCTAAAGAAATCATGGATAATATCATCACGGGAGCTGCGGGCAGTGTGCCTGTTTGGGACATTTATCTGAACGGTGCTGATGCAAAAACGCATCAAGATTTGGTTGCAGAAGTGTTCGCCAATCAAATTACTCCTGAACAATTCGGAGCTCAGATGCAAGACAAAGTCAACGGTAATTAA
- a CDS encoding cache domain-containing sensor histidine kinase has translation MRKLKKWFMDLKITPKIIIYYSIMIIIFMVLSVVVYKQLNYSTVTKKVGQMLMETVKTVDANLNFLIETTSNQEKILLSSKTLQSALSQNSKRNDPVVQRQVENYLEESMNFNEVISSIYVFDNEGHKYYADNASYKAVSLTKIKEAPWFDELVRLNGSYLLKMNGGGTFDSQDMNYISMIRVINNIDTQKPIGYLMVNISADTINKYLNKDGNTYNTQYILKDEYNNDFLHASLAEEQEFAVIIDHVLDKEDHSEIKKVGSKQYIVSNLRTEFDWKLIAITPFNELSTQDQTYTIIFIITLLVNGVLLMCGIVFTSLLISKPIQKLVNAMKTVERGVFQEVSIKTGNDEIGRLKNVYNMMIREIQLLFDNVVQEQAAKRKMELEALQNQIKPHFLYNTFDAISSLALSGNHEDVYTIVKALGKFYRSSLNQGHEEITIRQELDIVEQYLTILKYRYGDKFTVTTHFDERTLDYTIPRLVLQPLVENAINHGIRAKIGPGLITVQSLFCGDSIQLIVEDDGAGMEEERLTQIQQGLTNGVGLKATIERLSIYYNAKADFQIESQIGYGTKITLTIPAINDKANSNKTLQL, from the coding sequence ATGAGAAAACTGAAGAAATGGTTTATGGACTTAAAGATTACGCCAAAGATTATCATTTATTATTCGATCATGATCATTATTTTCATGGTATTGAGCGTCGTTGTTTACAAGCAGCTCAATTATAGTACGGTCACCAAAAAGGTGGGCCAAATGCTGATGGAAACGGTAAAGACGGTCGATGCCAATTTGAATTTCTTAATTGAAACGACCAGCAATCAAGAGAAGATTCTGCTGTCGAGCAAAACCTTGCAGTCGGCACTAAGCCAAAACAGCAAACGAAATGATCCGGTGGTTCAGCGGCAGGTAGAAAACTATCTCGAGGAATCGATGAACTTTAATGAAGTCATTTCTTCTATTTACGTCTTTGACAACGAGGGTCACAAGTATTACGCCGACAATGCCTCGTATAAAGCGGTAAGCCTGACGAAAATCAAAGAAGCGCCTTGGTTCGATGAGCTGGTTCGTTTAAACGGCAGTTATTTGCTCAAAATGAATGGCGGCGGGACCTTTGACAGTCAGGATATGAACTACATCTCGATGATTCGAGTCATTAACAACATTGATACTCAAAAGCCGATCGGCTACTTGATGGTCAACATTTCGGCCGACACGATCAACAAATATTTGAATAAAGATGGCAACACCTATAATACCCAGTACATTTTGAAAGATGAGTACAACAACGATTTCCTTCATGCCAGCCTTGCCGAGGAACAGGAATTTGCGGTCATTATTGACCACGTCCTGGACAAGGAAGATCATTCCGAGATTAAAAAGGTTGGCAGCAAGCAATACATCGTGTCCAATTTGCGCACCGAGTTCGATTGGAAGCTTATTGCGATTACCCCGTTTAACGAGCTTAGCACACAGGATCAGACGTACACTATTATTTTTATTATCACCTTGCTCGTCAACGGGGTCTTATTAATGTGCGGTATTGTCTTCACTTCACTCCTCATTTCCAAGCCCATTCAGAAGCTGGTCAATGCTATGAAAACGGTGGAAAGAGGCGTATTCCAAGAGGTGTCGATCAAAACGGGCAATGATGAAATCGGCAGATTGAAAAATGTATATAACATGATGATTCGTGAAATTCAGCTGTTGTTTGACAATGTGGTCCAGGAACAGGCGGCAAAACGGAAAATGGAGCTGGAGGCATTGCAGAACCAGATCAAGCCGCACTTTCTTTACAATACTTTTGATGCGATCAGCTCACTGGCTTTATCGGGAAACCATGAGGATGTATACACGATTGTCAAAGCCTTGGGCAAATTCTATAGATCGTCATTAAATCAAGGCCATGAAGAAATCACCATTAGACAGGAGCTGGATATTGTCGAGCAATACCTGACGATTCTGAAATACAGGTATGGCGATAAATTTACCGTCACTACCCACTTTGACGAGCGGACGCTCGATTACACCATTCCGCGTCTCGTTTTGCAACCATTAGTTGAGAACGCTATCAATCACGGGATTCGGGCGAAAATCGGGCCTGGTCTGATCACGGTTCAATCTTTATTTTGCGGGGATTCGATCCAATTGATCGTGGAAGATGACGGAGCGGGCATGGAAGAAGAAAGACTGACGCAGATCCAACAAGGTTTGACGAATGGCGTCGGGTTAAAAGCTACCATTGAAAGACTAAGCATCTATTACAACGCCAAGGCAGACTTTCAAATCGAGAGTCAAATTGGATATGGCACTAAAATTACGCTTACGATTCCAGCCATAAATGATAAGGCAAACTCGAATAAAACACTTCAACTTTAA
- a CDS encoding VOC family protein, translating to MGIIDPHQICQIALVVKDIEAAAKNYAEIFGVEVPEIWLLAPEEESHTKYRGLPTGTRAKLCVFELGSIILELTEPDEHPSSWKEFLEEKGEGVHHIGFMVKDREEALSALEKRGIPVRHTGEYPGGSYTFVDSEAQLGVLLNLKYEPKN from the coding sequence ATGGGCATTATCGATCCACATCAAATTTGTCAAATTGCCTTGGTCGTCAAAGATATTGAAGCAGCAGCCAAAAATTATGCTGAAATCTTTGGTGTTGAAGTTCCTGAAATATGGCTGCTCGCACCGGAAGAGGAGAGCCATACCAAATACAGAGGCTTGCCTACCGGTACCCGCGCCAAATTATGCGTGTTTGAACTCGGGTCTATCATTCTGGAGCTTACAGAACCCGATGAGCATCCAAGCTCCTGGAAAGAGTTCCTGGAAGAGAAGGGTGAAGGCGTTCATCATATCGGCTTTATGGTTAAGGATCGAGAGGAAGCATTATCAGCGCTGGAGAAGCGGGGCATTCCGGTGCGTCATACCGGTGAATATCCTGGCGGCAGCTACACATTTGTCGACAGCGAAGCCCAGCTTGGCGTATTGCTGAATCTGAAATACGAACCAAAAAATTAA
- a CDS encoding VOC family protein: protein MEKGILGTKVVAQIGLIVKDIEVTGKKYADFLGVEVPPIELTDEFEKSQIHYRNNPTTARAKLMFFRTPGSVEIELIEPDHNPSTWREFLDTHGEGVHHIAFYIEDSKGKIAKLQELGMNLVQTGEYTGGRYSYIDSSDDLKVMLELLEND from the coding sequence ATGGAAAAAGGCATTCTGGGTACAAAAGTGGTTGCACAAATCGGTCTCATTGTGAAGGATATCGAGGTAACTGGCAAGAAGTACGCAGACTTCCTCGGTGTAGAAGTTCCGCCCATCGAACTTACCGATGAGTTTGAAAAATCGCAGATTCACTACAGAAACAATCCTACGACGGCCAGAGCCAAGCTGATGTTCTTCCGTACTCCCGGTTCGGTGGAAATCGAGTTGATTGAACCGGATCACAATCCTTCCACCTGGCGGGAATTCCTCGACACACATGGTGAAGGCGTGCATCATATTGCATTTTATATTGAAGATTCGAAGGGTAAAATTGCTAAATTGCAGGAGCTTGGCATGAATCTCGTCCAAACCGGCGAATATACCGGCGGCAGATACTCTTATATCGACAGCTCAGACGATCTTAAAGTGATGTTGGAGTTGCTGGAGAACGATTGA